In Ilumatobacter fluminis, the following proteins share a genomic window:
- a CDS encoding SRPBCC family protein produces MPVTSVEKDLDNLTMTVVADFTASRQRLWEAYTDPRQIEKFWGPVEWPATFLRHDVFVGGRSHYVMTGPEGEQSAGFWEFLRVDDGKFFEVRDGFAGADGEENADMPSMRMTFSFEDTDSGSRLVTTTHFGALDQLEQLIDMGMEEGMKSAMSQIDDVLADLQSFAAGRGTDMQLLSDTQIRITRVIRGTVDQVWRAHHDPELIPQWMLGPDGWTMPVCEVPQQVGDTYRWEWAPAPGNDGEPFGFTSVLVESDPPHREVSTEQMIGMEGDPSTNELTLTARPDGTTLLSFVVTYPNTESRDAVIETGMIEGMEASYARLETVALG; encoded by the coding sequence ATGCCCGTCACCTCCGTCGAGAAGGATCTCGACAACCTCACCATGACCGTCGTCGCCGACTTCACCGCCAGCCGCCAACGACTGTGGGAGGCCTACACCGACCCCCGCCAGATCGAGAAGTTCTGGGGTCCGGTCGAATGGCCGGCGACGTTCCTCCGCCACGACGTCTTCGTCGGTGGACGTTCGCACTACGTCATGACCGGACCGGAGGGCGAGCAGTCGGCCGGGTTCTGGGAGTTCCTCCGCGTCGACGACGGGAAGTTCTTCGAGGTCCGCGACGGGTTCGCCGGCGCCGACGGTGAGGAGAACGCCGACATGCCGTCGATGCGGATGACGTTCTCGTTCGAGGACACCGACAGCGGCTCCCGCCTCGTCACCACCACCCACTTCGGGGCGCTCGACCAGCTCGAGCAGCTGATCGACATGGGCATGGAAGAGGGCATGAAGTCGGCGATGAGCCAGATCGACGACGTGCTCGCCGACCTGCAGTCGTTCGCCGCCGGCCGCGGCACCGACATGCAGCTCCTGTCCGACACCCAGATCCGCATCACGCGGGTGATCCGAGGCACGGTCGATCAGGTCTGGCGGGCGCATCACGATCCCGAGTTGATCCCGCAGTGGATGCTCGGCCCCGACGGCTGGACGATGCCGGTCTGCGAGGTGCCACAGCAGGTCGGCGACACGTACCGCTGGGAGTGGGCGCCCGCACCGGGCAACGACGGCGAACCGTTCGGGTTCACCAGCGTGCTGGTCGAGAGCGACCCACCGCACCGCGAGGTGTCGACCGAGCAGATGATCGGCATGGAGGGCGACCCCTCGACGAACGAGCTCACCCTGACCGCCCGACCCGACGGGACGACGCTGCTCAGCTTCGTCGTGACGTACCCGAACACCGAGTCGCGCGACGCGGTGATCGAGACCGGGATGATCGAGGGCATGGAGGCGAGCTACGCACGCCTCGAGACCGTGGCACTCGGATGA
- a CDS encoding flavodoxin family protein has product MARLLIVHHTPSPSTHAMFEAVRDGTKAEGIDGVEVVARPALATTASDVLAADGYLLGTPANLGSMSGALKHCFDTIYYPCLDATRCRPYGVFVHGNNDVDGALADIAKIVRGLEWKEAHAPVRITGEPTRTDLESCWDLGATLAATLIP; this is encoded by the coding sequence GTGGCTCGTCTGTTGATCGTCCATCACACGCCGTCGCCGTCGACGCACGCCATGTTCGAAGCGGTGCGCGACGGCACGAAGGCCGAGGGCATCGACGGAGTCGAGGTGGTCGCCCGGCCGGCGCTCGCCACGACCGCGTCCGACGTGTTGGCCGCCGACGGCTACCTCCTCGGCACGCCCGCGAACCTCGGCTCGATGAGCGGCGCGCTCAAGCACTGCTTCGACACCATCTACTACCCCTGCCTCGACGCCACTCGCTGCCGACCGTACGGCGTCTTCGTCCACGGCAACAACGACGTCGACGGCGCGCTGGCCGACATCGCCAAGATCGTGCGTGGCCTCGAGTGGAAGGAGGCGCACGCCCCCGTCCGCATCACCGGCGAACCAACGCGCACCGACCTCGAGTCCTGCTGGGACCTCGGCGCCACCCTCGCCGCCACCCTCATCCCCTGA
- a CDS encoding CapA family protein encodes MGSTVERSSWVLSRLLIAVTVIVLVMIAANPSDSSPNRGIAEASEERGDGPGGDDGEDGLPDATASNVALVAQAGPVPPASAGPATITVAVTGEILPHPSVVEHAARFGAQRGLDYDFAGLFLELSPVIAAADVAICHLEVPVAPPGRALSGYPAFAIPAEVGDGIRHVGWDTCTTASNHINDQGTSGIVATLDALDAAGVAHSGSARTIEEAMAVPLVDVGGASVASLSYTWGYNATPPAEPWMANVIDPDLILSDAANARASGAAVVVVSLHWGTEYDTAGSGDQRALAEQLLASPNIDLIVGHGPHVLQPIEQFGDEYALLSVGNLVANQGSSKPYTYDGVVATVTFTVDETGTYRSSPPVVEPTWYDRDAGRVRLVGAGLGDPSQLDASATRTESILGSSVTDQ; translated from the coding sequence ATGGGGTCGACGGTCGAGCGTTCCTCGTGGGTGTTGTCCCGCCTGCTGATCGCCGTGACCGTGATCGTCTTGGTGATGATCGCCGCCAACCCGTCCGACTCGTCGCCGAATCGCGGCATCGCCGAGGCATCGGAGGAACGGGGAGACGGCCCTGGCGGCGACGACGGAGAAGACGGGTTGCCCGACGCAACCGCGTCGAACGTGGCGCTCGTCGCGCAGGCCGGACCGGTGCCGCCGGCGTCGGCAGGTCCGGCGACGATCACGGTCGCCGTGACGGGGGAGATCCTGCCGCACCCGTCGGTCGTCGAACATGCCGCCCGGTTCGGTGCGCAGCGGGGTCTCGACTACGACTTCGCCGGGCTCTTCCTCGAACTGTCGCCGGTGATCGCCGCAGCCGACGTGGCGATCTGTCATCTCGAGGTGCCTGTCGCCCCACCGGGCCGCGCCCTGAGCGGGTACCCGGCGTTCGCGATCCCGGCCGAGGTCGGTGACGGCATCCGCCACGTCGGGTGGGACACCTGCACGACGGCGTCGAACCACATCAACGATCAGGGCACGTCCGGCATCGTTGCCACGCTCGACGCGCTCGACGCTGCCGGTGTCGCCCACAGCGGATCGGCACGAACGATCGAGGAGGCGATGGCGGTGCCGCTCGTCGACGTCGGCGGCGCCTCGGTCGCGAGCCTGTCGTACACGTGGGGCTACAACGCCACGCCACCCGCCGAGCCGTGGATGGCGAACGTGATCGACCCCGATCTGATCCTGTCCGACGCCGCGAACGCACGTGCGTCCGGTGCCGCCGTGGTGGTGGTGAGCCTGCATTGGGGAACCGAGTACGACACGGCCGGGTCGGGTGATCAGCGGGCGCTGGCCGAGCAACTGCTGGCGTCGCCGAACATCGATCTGATCGTGGGCCACGGGCCGCACGTGCTGCAGCCGATCGAACAGTTCGGTGACGAGTACGCGCTACTGAGCGTCGGCAACCTGGTCGCCAACCAGGGTTCGTCGAAGCCGTACACCTACGACGGTGTCGTCGCCACGGTCACGTTCACCGTCGACGAGACGGGCACGTACCGGTCGTCGCCACCGGTGGTCGAACCCACGTGGTACGACCGCGACGCCGGCCGCGTCCGCCTCGTCGGTGCCGGCCTGGGCGACCCCTCCCAACTCGACGCCAGCGCCACCCGAACCGAGAGCATCCTCGGCTCCTCCGTGACCGACCAGTAG